In one window of Arthrobacter pascens DNA:
- the zapE gene encoding AFG1/ZapE family ATPase — MDGGTDAAAKPSFAKGRIITPGTDHQLGAYGLFPPSPVQRRTLMPATLKLTAKNAEPDLLWISFGELCTGWASAADYEVLARRHRTWVIDGVPQQEGDPSPQQSSVWDSFSTLVEILYAHDVTVFLVGTGLSADLARAAGRIALLEIDESADIPAVDQGSGS; from the coding sequence ATGGACGGCGGAACCGACGCCGCGGCAAAGCCTTCCTTCGCGAAGGGACGCATCATCACGCCCGGCACCGACCATCAGCTGGGCGCTTACGGACTGTTTCCGCCGTCGCCCGTGCAGCGGCGCACGCTGATGCCCGCCACACTGAAGCTCACCGCCAAGAACGCGGAACCCGATCTACTGTGGATCAGCTTCGGCGAGCTTTGTACCGGCTGGGCATCAGCGGCAGACTATGAAGTCCTGGCACGCCGGCACCGGACGTGGGTCATCGACGGCGTTCCCCAGCAGGAGGGGGACCCGTCACCTCAGCAGTCATCCGTGTGGGACAGTTTCAGCACACTCGTGGAAATTCTGTACGCCCACGACGTCACGGTTTTCCTGGTGGGGACGGGATTGTCCGCGGACCTGGCACGGGCAGCCGGCCGGATTGCCTTGCTGGAGATCGATGAATCCGCGGATATCCCGGCGGTTGACCAAGGCTCCGGAAGCTAG
- the corA gene encoding magnesium/cobalt transporter CorA codes for MTIIDNAVYVDGVRSAEPQSLEQTFEILAENGGMAWIGLYRPTKAEMTAVATEFGLHALAVEDAISAHQRPKLERYDDNLFTVLRPARYLDDTETVEFGELHVFTGRNFVVTVRHAEMVGVARVRRRLESRPDLLRHGPEAVLYALLDRVVDDYAPVVAGLENDIDEIEDQLFGGETTVSRRIYELAREVIQFQRAIHPLPDMMLQLKRGFEKYGVETELRHSLRDVEDHVERVISRADSFRDLLQNALTLDGTLTANRQNEASAVQNEQVKKISSWAAIFFAPSFVAGVYGMNFDHMPELHWALGYPMAILLMAGTAALMYGIFKRKGWL; via the coding sequence GTGACCATCATCGACAACGCCGTCTACGTCGACGGTGTCCGCAGCGCCGAACCGCAAAGCCTTGAGCAGACGTTCGAGATCCTTGCCGAAAACGGAGGCATGGCCTGGATCGGGCTCTACCGGCCCACCAAAGCAGAAATGACAGCCGTTGCCACCGAATTCGGGCTCCACGCGCTGGCCGTTGAGGATGCCATATCCGCACATCAGCGTCCCAAGCTGGAACGCTATGACGACAACCTCTTCACCGTCCTCCGGCCGGCGCGGTACCTCGACGACACCGAAACCGTCGAGTTCGGGGAACTCCACGTGTTTACGGGCAGGAACTTTGTTGTCACTGTCAGGCACGCCGAAATGGTGGGGGTTGCCCGGGTCCGGCGCCGGCTTGAGTCCCGCCCCGACCTCCTGCGGCACGGTCCCGAAGCTGTCCTCTACGCTCTCCTGGACCGTGTGGTGGACGATTACGCGCCGGTGGTGGCCGGGCTTGAAAACGACATTGACGAGATTGAAGACCAGCTGTTCGGCGGGGAAACTACTGTGTCGCGTCGCATCTACGAACTGGCCCGCGAGGTCATCCAGTTCCAGCGCGCCATCCATCCCTTGCCGGATATGATGCTGCAGCTCAAGAGGGGATTCGAAAAGTACGGCGTGGAAACCGAACTGCGGCACAGCCTGCGGGACGTGGAGGATCACGTGGAGCGGGTCATCTCCCGCGCAGACTCGTTCCGCGACCTGCTGCAGAACGCCCTGACCCTTGACGGGACCCTCACAGCCAACCGGCAGAACGAAGCCAGCGCTGTGCAGAATGAGCAGGTCAAGAAGATCTCCTCATGGGCGGCGATTTTCTTCGCTCCGTCCTTCGTGGCGGGCGTTTACGGAATGAACTTTGACCATATGCCCGAACTTCACTGGGCCCTTGGCTACCCCATGGCCATCCTCCTGATGGCCGGCACGGCAGCGCTGATGTACGGCATCTTCAAAAGGAAAGGCTGGCTGTAG
- a CDS encoding DUF1761 domain-containing protein: protein MDWLSYISQINWLAVLLAFIANMAIGFLWYMPAVLGKRWMAAIGKTEEDLKKIGGGAGIWLPMMLTAALTSILLAVLISKLGLDNALAGGWFALVLALVFRAGGHVIHNGFAGRPAAVTLIDSGHDVVAMTAAGVIIGAMS from the coding sequence ATGGACTGGCTCTCATATATTTCGCAGATCAACTGGCTCGCGGTGCTGCTGGCGTTCATCGCCAACATGGCCATCGGTTTCCTCTGGTACATGCCCGCCGTGCTCGGCAAGCGGTGGATGGCCGCCATCGGCAAGACGGAAGAAGACCTCAAGAAGATCGGCGGCGGGGCGGGGATCTGGCTCCCGATGATGCTGACTGCCGCCCTCACCTCCATCCTGCTGGCGGTACTCATCAGCAAGCTAGGGCTGGACAATGCCTTGGCCGGCGGCTGGTTCGCGCTTGTCCTGGCGCTGGTCTTCCGTGCAGGCGGCCACGTGATCCACAACGGCTTCGCAGGGCGCCCGGCGGCCGTCACGCTCATCGATTCCGGGCACGATGTGGTTGCCATGACCGCGGCCGGCGTCATCATCGGAGCGATGTCCTGA
- a CDS encoding Lrp/AsnC family transcriptional regulator: MDNLDSTDLKILLELVRDPRVQITELSESLGIARNTAQSRMRRMLRTGVLHDGGREIDLEAVGYDVVAFVTIEVTHRDLDGVVGSLRLLPQVLEVHEISGRGDVWCRVVATDTHNLQAALRQILRIKGVIRTETVLALHTHIPYRTEPLISRLADLGEQQPPRPHEQQARRQGAPRRSD; encoded by the coding sequence TTGGATAATCTCGACAGCACTGACCTGAAAATCCTGCTGGAACTTGTCCGCGATCCCCGGGTCCAGATCACCGAGCTCAGCGAGTCCCTGGGGATCGCGCGGAACACGGCGCAGTCGAGGATGCGCCGCATGCTCCGCACCGGTGTCCTGCACGACGGCGGCCGGGAGATCGACCTGGAAGCGGTGGGCTACGACGTCGTCGCCTTCGTAACGATCGAGGTGACACACCGCGACCTGGACGGGGTGGTGGGTTCACTGCGGCTCCTGCCCCAGGTCCTTGAGGTGCACGAGATCTCTGGCCGGGGCGACGTGTGGTGTCGCGTGGTGGCCACCGATACGCACAACCTGCAGGCTGCGCTGCGGCAGATCCTCAGGATCAAAGGCGTCATCCGGACCGAAACCGTCCTGGCTCTTCACACGCACATTCCGTACCGGACAGAGCCCCTGATAAGCCGGCTGGCGGACCTCGGAGAGCAGCAGCCACCACGGCCCCACGAACAGCAGGCCCGGCGCCAGGGCGCCCCCAGACGAAGCGACTAG
- a CDS encoding MFS transporter — MTVFSELRMRPLATAPTGWDASNTARLVMAGSVIFTLLVGANLATPLYPLLQANLGLSPLGVTAAFASYVLALVITLMVAGHWSDHIGRRAALILAVMAGLAGGAVFAQAGNLATLSAGRALQGIAVALATGASAAALRELLPSRPEWATRFTLLASAGGVAAGPFIGGLLSLLPGPTTAPYYVHSAVLAAMLVPLYLLRARPAIKPPAGARPLKALAPRRPSVSTEARGAFWLASAVGFLSFSVFGFCLSLAPAYFAGILGTDSRPLIGALAGLTLGASALSQLLTVRGRYLVPAGLAVLAVSVLLLAAAAGWRSPLLLVIASISAGLGQGISFRTVFNDMAGMVSPSGHAQTISAVYVITYLGSAGPVIGLGWAAAVFGLQSSVAVFAVLCGASALVLAAVTLRAALLPRPNLCG; from the coding sequence ATGACAGTCTTCAGTGAGCTCCGCATGCGTCCGCTGGCAACAGCACCGACCGGGTGGGATGCATCGAACACGGCACGTCTGGTCATGGCGGGCTCTGTCATTTTCACCTTGCTGGTGGGGGCAAATCTGGCGACGCCCTTGTATCCCCTGCTCCAGGCTAACCTCGGACTTTCCCCGCTCGGGGTCACCGCAGCCTTCGCCAGCTACGTCCTGGCGCTCGTCATAACACTGATGGTGGCCGGTCACTGGTCCGACCACATCGGCCGGAGGGCTGCGCTCATTCTCGCAGTGATGGCGGGGCTGGCCGGAGGAGCAGTTTTCGCGCAGGCGGGAAACCTGGCCACCCTCTCCGCCGGCCGGGCCCTGCAGGGCATCGCGGTCGCGCTGGCAACCGGTGCAAGTGCAGCCGCGCTCCGCGAATTGCTCCCCTCACGCCCCGAGTGGGCGACCCGGTTCACTTTGCTTGCCTCGGCCGGCGGCGTGGCGGCCGGCCCCTTCATCGGCGGACTGCTGTCGCTGCTTCCGGGCCCGACTACAGCGCCCTACTATGTGCATTCAGCGGTCCTGGCGGCGATGCTGGTGCCGCTGTACCTGCTCCGGGCACGCCCTGCTATCAAACCTCCTGCCGGAGCCCGGCCGCTGAAAGCGCTGGCGCCGCGACGTCCATCGGTGTCCACCGAGGCCAGGGGCGCGTTCTGGCTGGCGTCCGCCGTCGGCTTCCTCAGTTTTTCCGTCTTTGGGTTCTGCCTTTCCCTGGCTCCCGCCTACTTTGCCGGGATTCTGGGGACCGATTCACGTCCCTTGATCGGCGCGCTTGCCGGCCTGACGCTGGGGGCCTCGGCCCTGAGCCAGCTGTTGACCGTACGGGGCCGCTATCTGGTTCCGGCGGGCCTGGCCGTCCTGGCCGTGTCCGTGCTGCTCCTGGCCGCGGCAGCAGGGTGGCGCAGTCCGCTGCTCCTGGTCATCGCCAGCATTTCCGCCGGCCTGGGCCAGGGGATCTCGTTCCGCACAGTCTTCAATGACATGGCCGGCATGGTTTCGCCGTCCGGCCACGCGCAGACCATCAGCGCCGTGTACGTCATTACCTACCTGGGCAGTGCCGGGCCGGTGATCGGGCTGGGCTGGGCGGCCGCGGTGTTTGGGCTGCAGTCATCGGTGGCTGTTTTCGCCGTTCTGTGCGGCGCCTCAGCCCTGGTTCTCGCCGCCGTGACTCTGCGTGCCGCTTTGCTGCCGCGTCCCAACCTCTGCGGGTAA
- a CDS encoding Lrp/AsnC family transcriptional regulator — MSSNAKNIRAGAHLEPLDAIDERLLAALVDDARISNKQLAELVGIAPSTALMRTRALSERGIVQGFEAKLSLSAIGRSVQALVAVRLRAHDRDQIDRFTARVPHLPAVLSTFHTSGSVDYLLHIAVASTEDLRDWVLDNLATDPVVGHTETTLVFDHIQGNHGPLPE; from the coding sequence ATGAGCAGCAATGCGAAGAACATCCGGGCCGGGGCACACCTCGAACCCCTGGACGCCATTGATGAACGGCTGCTGGCAGCACTCGTCGACGACGCGCGGATCTCCAACAAGCAGCTGGCAGAACTGGTCGGCATCGCTCCGTCAACGGCCCTGATGCGGACCCGTGCACTGTCCGAACGCGGCATTGTCCAGGGTTTTGAAGCCAAGCTCAGCCTTTCAGCGATCGGAAGGTCGGTCCAGGCGCTGGTCGCGGTGCGGCTCAGGGCCCATGACAGGGACCAGATCGACCGCTTCACGGCGCGGGTTCCGCACCTGCCGGCCGTCCTCTCCACGTTCCACACCTCAGGCTCGGTCGATTACCTCCTGCATATCGCCGTCGCCAGCACCGAGGATCTGCGGGACTGGGTGCTGGACAACCTCGCCACCGACCCCGTTGTGGGCCACACTGAGACAACCCTCGTCTTCGACCACATCCAGGGAAACCACGGCCCCCTGCCCGAGTAG
- a CDS encoding MFS transporter, translating into MPITPSEPGSRSAIPHAWNGHPKDSAAYRKILAGLIFAGVATFAQLYSTQAVLPIMAADLQVTAAEAALTISLATVGLAITVIPWSFLADRIGRIKAMTMGISAATILGLLVPLAPSFGVLLSLRLLEGMALGGIPAIAIAYLNEEVNKAHAALAAGSYVAGTTLGGLAGRLVAGPAGELWGWRAAALAVSVLATIAAVLFLLLIPKARGFTPAGAAGLRGAVRTLAGHLRAPRLLALYVQAFLLMGGFVAVYNYLGFRLSGEPFSLPATAISLIFLAYLSGTVSSRWAAGLTQRYGRRNVLLAGVLLMIAGLALTLVPLLALILTGLLVFTAGFFAAHSIGAGWTGSIATTGRAQAASLYNLAYYLGSSVIGWAGGLVFQFLGWTALALTVTVLAGLTAVTIAVVHPRAEETAPAGSVQKPQQTAA; encoded by the coding sequence ATGCCCATCACCCCTTCAGAGCCCGGAAGCCGGTCCGCCATCCCCCACGCCTGGAACGGGCACCCGAAGGACTCCGCGGCCTACCGGAAAATTCTGGCGGGGCTCATCTTTGCGGGGGTGGCAACCTTTGCCCAGCTGTACTCCACTCAGGCGGTGCTCCCGATCATGGCTGCCGACCTGCAGGTCACGGCAGCCGAAGCCGCTCTGACCATTTCACTGGCTACGGTGGGCCTGGCCATCACTGTCATCCCCTGGTCATTCCTGGCCGACCGGATAGGCCGGATCAAAGCCATGACCATGGGAATTTCAGCCGCCACCATCCTTGGCCTCCTGGTGCCGCTTGCCCCGAGCTTTGGCGTCCTGCTGTCCCTGAGGCTGCTGGAAGGAATGGCACTAGGCGGAATCCCGGCGATAGCCATCGCCTACCTCAATGAGGAAGTAAACAAGGCTCATGCAGCACTGGCGGCCGGAAGCTACGTCGCCGGCACCACACTGGGCGGCCTGGCGGGGCGACTGGTGGCAGGCCCGGCAGGTGAGCTGTGGGGCTGGCGGGCCGCCGCCCTCGCGGTTTCCGTGCTGGCGACCATTGCCGCAGTCCTTTTCCTGCTGCTGATACCCAAGGCAAGGGGATTCACCCCGGCGGGGGCAGCCGGACTGCGAGGTGCTGTCAGGACACTCGCAGGCCACCTGCGTGCCCCCAGGCTCCTGGCGCTCTACGTTCAGGCTTTCCTGCTAATGGGCGGATTTGTGGCTGTTTACAACTACCTTGGCTTCCGCCTGTCCGGTGAACCTTTCAGTCTGCCCGCCACAGCAATCAGCCTGATCTTCCTTGCCTACCTTTCCGGCACCGTTTCCTCCCGGTGGGCGGCAGGGCTTACCCAGCGCTACGGCCGGAGGAATGTCCTGCTGGCGGGGGTACTCCTGATGATTGCGGGGCTGGCCCTGACCCTTGTCCCGCTGCTGGCGCTCATCCTCACCGGACTTCTGGTTTTCACCGCGGGCTTCTTCGCGGCCCACAGCATCGGTGCCGGCTGGACGGGGAGCATTGCCACCACCGGACGGGCCCAGGCCGCTTCGCTGTACAACCTGGCGTACTACCTCGGATCAAGCGTTATCGGCTGGGCCGGCGGCCTGGTCTTCCAGTTCCTGGGCTGGACGGCCCTGGCCCTCACCGTGACTGTGCTGGCCGGCCTGACAGCGGTGACTATCGCCGTCGTCCATCCCCGGGCGGAAGAGACGGCTCCGGCCGGGAGCGTCCAAAAGCCGCAGCAGACCGCTGCCTGA
- a CDS encoding LysR substrate-binding domain-containing protein, which translates to MDADYKQLVQLLPLLPVLAELGRTQHVTETAELLGVPQSTVSRALARASAAVGTELLIRDGRGVRLTQAARTLLPYIESALTELQAGLDLVRHESDVVRGKISISFQHTFGEATLPLLISAFRSRHPEAAFTLSQGARDDCLAELASGQADLALTAPVSAAGSSLSSASLYREPLRLVVHHEHALAGRSSARLQDIRRDPFVAMGPGYGLRSLTDALFREAGFRPRIGFESQDSHTVRGLVSAGLGVSILPPGGHGPGRHVSAETGNLGWTELPLESGLAYREIGLAWRRRKPGPDAEPDPVRLFREMVLLEGPRLLAGLVAARSRSH; encoded by the coding sequence ATGGACGCCGATTACAAGCAACTGGTACAGCTGCTGCCGTTACTTCCCGTGCTCGCGGAACTGGGCCGCACGCAGCACGTCACGGAAACGGCGGAACTGCTGGGAGTGCCGCAGTCGACGGTGAGCAGGGCGCTGGCCCGCGCCAGCGCCGCCGTCGGAACGGAACTTCTGATCCGGGACGGAAGGGGCGTGCGCCTGACCCAAGCCGCCAGGACGCTGCTGCCGTATATCGAGTCGGCATTGACTGAACTCCAGGCCGGGCTGGACCTGGTCAGGCATGAGTCGGACGTGGTGCGGGGGAAGATCTCTATATCCTTCCAGCACACGTTTGGCGAGGCCACGTTGCCCTTGCTCATCAGTGCCTTCCGGAGCCGCCACCCTGAGGCAGCATTCACGCTCAGCCAGGGAGCACGGGACGACTGCCTCGCTGAACTGGCTTCGGGTCAGGCGGACCTGGCCCTCACCGCCCCGGTTTCAGCGGCCGGCAGCAGCCTCTCGTCGGCATCCCTCTATCGCGAACCCCTGCGGTTGGTGGTGCACCACGAGCACGCGTTGGCGGGACGGAGCAGTGCCCGGCTCCAGGACATCCGGAGGGACCCCTTTGTGGCGATGGGTCCCGGCTACGGCTTGCGGTCGCTGACGGACGCGCTCTTCCGCGAAGCGGGATTCAGGCCGCGGATTGGCTTTGAAAGCCAGGACTCCCACACCGTCCGCGGGCTGGTCTCGGCAGGGCTGGGGGTCAGCATCCTGCCGCCCGGAGGGCACGGGCCGGGGCGGCATGTCAGCGCGGAGACGGGAAACCTTGGATGGACCGAACTCCCGCTCGAATCCGGCCTTGCCTACCGGGAGATTGGGCTGGCCTGGCGCCGGCGCAAGCCGGGACCGGATGCAGAACCAGATCCTGTCCGGCTCTTCCGGGAGATGGTTCTGCTCGAGGGCCCCCGGCTGCTGGCCGGACTCGTCGCGGCGCGTTCACGCAGCCACTGA